Proteins found in one Candidatus Nomurabacteria bacterium genomic segment:
- the dprA gene encoding DNA-protecting protein DprA has product MLILSEKNQSYPSQLSRLHTPPKQLYIESHNWPEILTMPMLAVVGSRKPSPYGVSNTTQIVREVASKNICIVSGLALGTDSIAHKAALEVGGRTIAVLPSGLENVYPASHRTLAKDIVASGGALISEYTPKTNASYKGNFIQRNRIIAGLSNLVFIPEAAIKSGSLHTAQFAIDSGIDICAMPGHITNPLAAGCHNLIRSGAAIITGADDILNMLGISASERTMPMAANESEKTLLDLIARGVHEAEILLDTSKLPVQTFHQTLTMLEITGKIKPGGANSWFLA; this is encoded by the coding sequence ATGCTTATACTATCAGAAAAAAACCAGTCCTATCCTTCGCAACTTAGTCGGTTGCACACACCACCAAAACAACTGTATATAGAGAGTCACAATTGGCCAGAAATTCTTACAATGCCGATGCTCGCAGTAGTAGGGAGTAGAAAACCTTCGCCCTACGGTGTGAGCAATACGACTCAAATCGTGCGTGAAGTTGCATCAAAAAATATATGCATTGTAAGTGGCTTAGCATTAGGCACAGATAGCATTGCCCACAAAGCTGCTCTCGAGGTAGGTGGACGTACAATTGCGGTATTACCGTCTGGACTTGAGAATGTTTATCCTGCGAGTCATCGTACTTTAGCAAAAGATATTGTCGCCAGTGGTGGGGCGCTGATAAGTGAATATACACCAAAAACCAACGCTTCGTATAAAGGGAATTTTATACAAAGAAATCGTATTATCGCAGGGCTTAGTAACCTTGTATTTATACCTGAAGCGGCCATTAAGAGCGGCAGCCTCCATACAGCCCAGTTTGCTATAGATAGCGGAATTGATATCTGTGCGATGCCCGGGCATATAACTAACCCCTTAGCAGCTGGCTGTCATAACCTCATCCGCAGCGGTGCAGCAATTATCACGGGCGCAGATGATATTCTCAATATGCTTGGGATATCCGCTTCAGAACGCACGATGCCTATGGCGGCGAACGAATCCGAAAAAACCTTACTTGATCTGATTGCTCGTGGAGTCCACGAAGCCGAAATATTGCTAGATACTTCTAAGCTACCTGTGCAAACATTTCACCAAACCCTTACTATGTTAGAAATCACCGGCAAAATAAAGCCGGGTGGGGCTAATTCTTGGTTTTTGGCATAA
- the der gene encoding ribosome biogenesis GTPase Der, whose protein sequence is MSTNKTPIVALVGRANVGKSSLFNVMVGYREAIVAKEAGTTRDSISVKASFDGHDFWLVDTAGIKPAEDDFELTIQEQINQAADSADVILVTVSADVQITQDDRRVATMALKSKKEVILVVNKIDKAPHDDLTRWQRLGIKTIFGTSTTQRAGIEELMEYLAEILPRATIKEADDRIRLAILGRPNVGKSYLFNTLAKKQQAVVADRAGTTRDINRTVIRYQGKEIELLDTAGIRRSGRIERGVEQFSVLRSLAAIEQADICLLLVDVNELSVALDQKIAGMINDAGKGLILVVSKWDSVEEKDAYTRDALAPQIKRDFDFIPWAPLIFTSATTGKNVTKLFDLALDITAARQKKIATPELNRWLRFCADAHPPAGLKNRHPKLNYIVQTDAQTPTFKVFGAHTKLLHWSYKRYLEKQLRLSFGFEGTAIKMYYLEKSIDRHKTEGKKH, encoded by the coding sequence ATGAGTACAAACAAAACACCAATTGTTGCCCTTGTAGGGCGTGCCAACGTGGGCAAAAGCAGTCTGTTTAATGTTATGGTTGGCTACCGCGAGGCTATTGTTGCAAAAGAAGCTGGCACTACACGTGATAGTATTTCAGTGAAAGCTAGTTTTGATGGACATGATTTTTGGCTCGTAGACACTGCAGGTATCAAACCAGCAGAAGACGACTTTGAGCTCACCATACAAGAACAAATTAACCAAGCAGCCGATAGTGCAGATGTTATACTTGTAACCGTTTCTGCAGACGTACAAATCACTCAAGACGACCGCCGCGTTGCCACTATGGCTCTTAAAAGCAAAAAAGAAGTTATTCTGGTTGTTAATAAAATTGACAAAGCACCACACGACGACCTAACACGTTGGCAACGACTCGGTATTAAAACCATATTTGGTACGAGCACAACCCAACGAGCTGGCATAGAAGAGCTCATGGAATACCTGGCCGAAATATTACCAAGGGCAACTATTAAAGAAGCTGATGATCGCATTCGATTAGCAATTTTAGGGCGACCAAATGTGGGCAAGAGCTACCTTTTTAATACTCTGGCAAAAAAACAACAAGCGGTCGTTGCAGATAGGGCTGGTACCACAAGAGACATCAATCGTACGGTGATACGGTACCAAGGTAAAGAGATCGAACTTCTAGACACAGCTGGTATTCGCCGCAGTGGGCGGATTGAACGAGGAGTCGAACAGTTTAGTGTGTTGCGCTCGCTTGCTGCGATTGAACAAGCTGATATTTGCTTACTGCTCGTAGACGTAAACGAACTAAGTGTTGCGCTCGATCAAAAAATCGCTGGCATGATAAACGACGCAGGGAAGGGGCTAATTTTAGTGGTAAGCAAATGGGATAGTGTAGAAGAAAAAGATGCTTACACACGTGATGCACTCGCTCCGCAAATAAAACGTGATTTTGACTTTATACCGTGGGCTCCCCTAATATTTACCAGCGCGACAACAGGTAAAAACGTTACGAAACTATTTGATTTAGCACTAGATATCACCGCTGCTCGCCAGAAAAAGATAGCTACCCCAGAGCTTAATAGATGGCTTCGTTTTTGTGCTGATGCGCATCCTCCAGCAGGGCTAAAGAATCGGCACCCGAAGCTCAACTATATTGTCCAAACAGATGCCCAAACACCTACATTTAAGGTCTTTGGTGCCCATACCAAACTCCTGCACTGGAGCTATAAACGCTACCTAGAAAAACAACTCCGTTTAAGCTTTGGCTTTGAAGGAACTGCGATAAAAATGTACTATCTAGAAAAAAGTATCGATCGACATAAAACAGAAGGGAAGAAACACTAA
- a CDS encoding aminoacyl-tRNA hydrolase, with protein MGLFQRQPLHQSLKVPYTIGVAQTRRILIVGLGNPGKKYERTRHNIGFLVLDSLAASLDFPSFTTNKDFKADISEHTIGDTKVILAKPTTYMNESGQAVQRIAHFYKIPLQDIVVIHDELSITFGQIRMRVGGQSAGHNGVQSVIQQLGPEFGRIRIGIKNEHTPKDDTSSFVLGTFSAQEKPHVASLVNEASLVANEYIYGGTLPHDTRSIILL; from the coding sequence ATGGGCTTATTTCAAAGACAGCCACTCCACCAATCATTAAAAGTGCCCTACACTATAGGCGTAGCTCAGACACGTCGCATTCTCATTGTTGGGCTCGGGAACCCAGGTAAAAAATATGAACGTACGCGGCACAATATTGGGTTTTTGGTACTTGATTCGCTCGCTGCGTCATTAGATTTTCCAAGCTTTACCACAAACAAAGATTTTAAGGCTGACATTTCCGAACATACTATTGGTGACACTAAGGTAATTCTCGCAAAACCTACCACGTACATGAACGAATCAGGTCAAGCCGTACAACGCATTGCTCACTTTTATAAAATCCCGCTGCAAGATATTGTAGTCATACACGATGAGCTGTCTATAACGTTCGGTCAAATCCGCATGCGCGTAGGTGGGCAGTCAGCTGGCCACAATGGAGTACAATCGGTCATTCAACAGCTCGGACCAGAATTTGGACGTATTCGCATTGGCATTAAAAACGAACATACACCAAAAGACGATACAAGTAGCTTTGTGCTTGGTACATTTTCTGCACAAGAAAAACCACACGTAGCGTCGCTGGTAAACGAAGCGTCGCTCGTCGCAAACGAGTACATTTACGGTGGAACTTTACCACACGACACTCGTTCTATTATATTGCTTTAA
- the topA gene encoding type I DNA topoisomerase — protein sequence MKHLVIVESPAKAKTIAKYLGKDYDVKSSIGHIRDLPAKGLNIDIKQNFAPHYEVPPEKKKTVAELKKLSKSADHIWLASDEDREGEAIAWHISEELKLDHTKTKRIVFHEITESAIKNALKHPRDIDIHLVDAQQARRVLDRLVGYELSPILWKKIRPGLSAGRVQSVAVRLIVEREREIENYTPEITYKITGEFNKDSMVLVAELKNRLTSDKAVKKLLQTCAQSTFTVSAVTKKPGERNPSAPFTTSTLQQEAARKLGFSVKQTMTLAQRLYENGHITYMRTDSTNLSGLSLAATSQYITKTYGEAYAKTRTYKTKNSSAQEAHEAIRPTRVEVLQAGEDTNQTKLYQLIWKRTLASQMAPAKIERTDIDIAISSSTEVFSAKGEIIVFDGFYKVYGGNKEDQVMPNVKQGDQLHYTEITAKQSYSRPPARYSEASLVRTLEELGIGRPSTYAPTISTIQSRGYVERADIEGKQRTSEVYSLRAGEVQHTQESELAGADKNKLIPTHLAGVTTDFLVKQFGSIVNSGFTAQAETELDIIAQGEKKWQKAISDFYKQFHPLVIEAEGASRQEAAQAKLLGKDPKTGEPIYARYGKFGPMLQRGETQDDKKPAFAPMPENARIDTVTLEEALTMFTLPRLVGTTKDGKEITANIGRFGPYIQVDRIFVSIKPMGPFEVDEATAQRLYEEKLEQNAKKDIKTFAAEGLNVLNGPFGAYVTDGSKNARIPKSIVPKDITLEQAKELIAKAKPPKKRKKSK from the coding sequence ATGAAGCATCTCGTTATCGTAGAATCACCAGCTAAAGCTAAAACAATTGCCAAGTACCTCGGCAAAGATTATGACGTAAAAAGTAGTATTGGACATATTAGAGATTTACCAGCTAAAGGGCTTAATATTGATATCAAGCAAAACTTTGCCCCACATTATGAAGTACCACCAGAAAAAAAGAAAACTGTAGCAGAACTAAAAAAGTTATCAAAATCTGCCGATCATATTTGGCTGGCAAGTGATGAAGACCGCGAAGGTGAAGCCATTGCGTGGCACATAAGCGAAGAATTAAAGCTAGACCATACAAAAACCAAGCGAATTGTATTTCATGAAATTACTGAAAGCGCCATTAAGAATGCTCTCAAACACCCAAGAGATATAGATATACATCTCGTAGATGCTCAGCAAGCACGCCGCGTGCTCGACCGCCTTGTTGGGTATGAATTATCGCCTATTTTATGGAAAAAAATTAGGCCCGGATTAAGCGCCGGAAGGGTGCAATCTGTCGCTGTGAGACTCATTGTAGAAAGAGAACGAGAAATAGAAAATTATACGCCAGAAATTACCTACAAAATAACCGGTGAATTTAACAAAGATTCTATGGTGCTCGTTGCCGAACTCAAAAACCGCCTTACGTCAGATAAAGCAGTGAAAAAATTACTACAAACCTGTGCTCAAAGCACCTTTACAGTCAGTGCAGTAACCAAAAAACCAGGCGAGCGTAACCCATCGGCACCATTCACCACCAGTACCTTGCAGCAAGAAGCAGCTCGTAAATTAGGCTTCAGTGTAAAACAAACGATGACACTCGCGCAGAGATTGTATGAAAACGGGCACATCACCTATATGCGTACAGACAGCACTAATCTATCAGGGCTGTCACTCGCTGCGACTAGTCAGTACATTACCAAAACGTACGGTGAAGCTTATGCCAAAACCCGCACCTATAAAACAAAGAATAGTTCTGCCCAAGAAGCACACGAAGCAATTAGACCAACAAGGGTAGAAGTCCTACAAGCTGGCGAAGATACTAATCAAACAAAGCTGTATCAACTTATCTGGAAGCGAACATTAGCGAGCCAAATGGCACCAGCCAAGATAGAACGCACCGATATTGACATTGCCATTAGCTCCTCGACAGAAGTATTCAGCGCAAAGGGTGAAATCATTGTATTTGACGGGTTTTACAAAGTATACGGTGGTAACAAAGAGGATCAAGTAATGCCCAACGTCAAACAAGGAGATCAGCTACACTATACAGAAATTACTGCCAAACAGTCGTATAGCCGACCACCTGCACGCTATTCAGAGGCGAGTTTGGTACGCACGCTAGAAGAACTCGGCATTGGACGACCAAGCACCTATGCGCCAACAATTAGCACTATACAATCAAGAGGCTATGTAGAAAGAGCCGACATAGAAGGCAAACAGCGTACTTCAGAAGTCTATAGCTTACGAGCTGGCGAAGTTCAACACACACAAGAGTCCGAACTCGCTGGGGCAGATAAAAATAAGCTTATTCCAACACACCTCGCAGGGGTGACAACAGATTTCTTGGTAAAGCAGTTTGGTTCTATTGTGAATAGCGGCTTTACTGCGCAGGCTGAAACCGAACTAGACATCATTGCACAAGGTGAAAAAAAGTGGCAAAAAGCAATTAGTGACTTTTATAAACAATTTCATCCACTAGTCATAGAAGCAGAAGGCGCCAGTAGACAAGAAGCTGCTCAAGCAAAACTACTAGGCAAAGACCCGAAAACAGGCGAACCCATCTATGCGCGGTATGGGAAATTTGGACCAATGCTACAACGTGGCGAAACGCAAGATGATAAAAAACCAGCCTTTGCACCAATGCCAGAGAACGCCCGCATCGACACCGTTACATTAGAAGAAGCGCTCACCATGTTTACGTTGCCACGACTTGTCGGTACAACGAAAGACGGCAAAGAAATAACCGCTAATATTGGCCGTTTTGGACCATATATTCAAGTTGATCGTATTTTTGTATCTATAAAACCAATGGGGCCTTTTGAAGTAGACGAAGCCACTGCCCAGCGCCTATACGAAGAAAAGCTCGAGCAAAACGCTAAAAAAGACATCAAAACCTTCGCAGCAGAAGGCTTAAATGTACTTAACGGCCCATTTGGTGCCTACGTTACGGACGGCTCAAAGAATGCGCGTATTCCTAAAAGTATCGTCCCCAAAGACATTACGCTCGAACAAGCTAAAGAGTTAATCG
- a CDS encoding rRNA pseudouridine synthase: MRINKYVALATGLSRRKADAAISQGEVTVNDTIADIGVQVEKGDIVALRGKHIVVPHTFTTIMLHKPIGYVCSRDGQGCKTIYDLLPATYQNLNPIGRLDKDSTGLLLLTNNGTLSQSLMHPSSNKTKVYMVTLDKQLLQEHAQLISGEGVLLEDGMSRLELKQYTPRDATCWWVSIQEGRNRQIRRTFSALGYTVIRLHRTQFGEYQLKNLAIGKYKLVTI, translated from the coding sequence ATGCGTATTAATAAGTATGTAGCGCTCGCCACTGGGCTCAGCCGGCGCAAAGCAGATGCTGCGATTAGCCAAGGTGAAGTTACAGTAAACGACACTATTGCTGATATTGGTGTGCAAGTAGAAAAAGGTGACATTGTCGCTCTACGTGGCAAACACATCGTCGTACCACACACCTTCACAACGATAATGCTACATAAACCTATTGGCTACGTATGCAGTCGAGATGGTCAAGGATGTAAAACTATTTATGACCTACTGCCTGCAACTTACCAGAATCTTAACCCGATTGGTCGGCTTGATAAAGATTCGACTGGGTTATTACTTTTGACAAACAATGGTACGCTCTCACAAAGCCTGATGCACCCCAGCAGCAATAAGACTAAAGTCTATATGGTTACCCTAGATAAGCAACTACTTCAAGAACACGCACAGCTTATCAGTGGGGAAGGTGTACTTTTAGAAGATGGCATGAGTAGACTAGAGCTCAAGCAGTACACTCCTCGTGATGCCACGTGCTGGTGGGTAAGTATACAAGAGGGTAGGAATCGTCAGATTCGTCGTACGTTTTCTGCGTTAGGCTACACTGTGATACGTCTGCACCGGACTCAGTTTGGTGAATACCAACTCAAAAATTTAGCAATTGGTAAATATAAACTCGTTACTATATAA